The following are from one region of the Sporichthyaceae bacterium genome:
- the glgP gene encoding alpha-glucan family phosphorylase, whose translation MRAIRRFTVRTALPAPLRPLGELATNLRWSWHEDTRAVFAAVDPQVWDEVGHDPVKLLGAVSAERLVDLARDHEFLDRMTEALRDLDAYRSEPRWYQRTDAEVGDLPRAIAYFSPEFGITAVLPQYSGGLGILAGDHLKAASDLGVPIIGVGLLYRHGYFIQSLSREGWQQERYPVLDPYELPIEALRENDGSHVRVRISLPGARVLVAKVWLAAVGRVPLLLLDSDVEENGPFEREVTDRLYGGGTEHRLHQELLLGIGGVRALRVYCRLTATPAPEVFHTNEGHAGFLGVERIREYAEEDGLPFEAALEAARAGTVFTTHTPVPAGIDRFPRDLIAQYFGGDNASPAIPVERVLALGAETYAGGDPSVFNMAVMGLRLAQRANGVSKLHGEVSRHMFGGLWPGFDANEVPISSITNGVHAPTWTAPETLELARRTMGKAFVATAEDWGSLDEVPARALFDVGRTLRGRLVEAVRRRLRAQWLARGASDAELGWIANALDPEVLTIGFARRVPSYKRLTLMLHNPARLAKLLTHPDHPVQIVIAGKAHPADDGGKRLIQELVRFTDDVAVRNRIVFLSDYDMGLAAEMIPGCDVWLNNPLRPLEACGTSGMKAALNGCLNLSVLDGWWDEWYDGENGWAIPSATGVEDPAYRDELESNALYDLIETAVAPRFYERDATGLPARWIEMVRHTIGSLGPKVLATRMVGDYVNELYAPAARSSRELAEDKLAGARELAIWKSRVRAGWSGVRVEHVEATGAADGASVGDALTVQAFVTLGELEPADVDVQLVHGRVDEADQLTNTSTMTLSVAQAYEGGRMRYEGSVALDRSGPFGYTVRVLPAHRLLAGPAELGLVAVPPAGPSVAPDSYVLR comes from the coding sequence GTGAGAGCCATTCGCCGCTTCACCGTCCGTACGGCGTTGCCCGCGCCGTTGCGTCCGTTGGGCGAGTTGGCGACCAACCTGCGGTGGTCCTGGCACGAGGACACCCGAGCGGTGTTTGCCGCAGTGGATCCACAGGTGTGGGACGAGGTCGGACACGACCCCGTCAAGCTGCTGGGCGCGGTGTCCGCGGAACGCCTGGTCGATCTGGCGCGGGATCACGAGTTCCTCGATCGGATGACCGAGGCCCTACGGGACCTGGACGCTTACCGCAGCGAACCCCGCTGGTACCAGCGCACCGACGCCGAGGTCGGCGACCTGCCCCGGGCGATCGCCTACTTCTCCCCGGAATTCGGCATCACCGCGGTGCTGCCGCAGTACTCCGGCGGCCTGGGCATCCTGGCCGGTGATCACCTGAAGGCGGCCAGCGACCTCGGCGTGCCGATCATCGGCGTCGGGCTGCTCTACCGGCACGGCTACTTCATCCAGTCACTGTCCAGGGAAGGCTGGCAACAGGAGCGCTACCCGGTCCTCGACCCCTACGAGCTGCCGATCGAGGCGCTGCGCGAGAACGACGGGTCCCACGTGCGGGTGCGCATCTCGCTGCCCGGCGCGCGGGTGCTGGTGGCCAAGGTGTGGCTGGCCGCGGTGGGTCGGGTGCCGCTGCTGCTGCTCGACTCCGATGTGGAGGAGAACGGGCCGTTCGAGCGCGAGGTCACCGACCGTCTCTACGGCGGCGGCACCGAGCACCGGCTGCACCAGGAACTGCTGCTCGGCATCGGCGGCGTGCGCGCGTTGCGCGTCTACTGCCGGCTGACCGCCACCCCGGCGCCGGAGGTGTTCCACACCAACGAGGGCCACGCCGGCTTCCTCGGCGTCGAGCGCATTCGGGAGTACGCGGAGGAGGACGGCCTGCCGTTCGAGGCGGCGCTGGAGGCCGCCCGGGCGGGCACCGTGTTCACCACGCACACCCCGGTGCCGGCCGGCATCGACCGTTTCCCGCGGGACCTGATCGCGCAGTACTTCGGCGGCGACAACGCCAGCCCGGCCATCCCGGTGGAGCGGGTGCTCGCGCTGGGTGCGGAGACCTACGCCGGCGGGGACCCGTCGGTGTTCAACATGGCGGTAATGGGCCTGCGGCTGGCCCAGCGCGCCAACGGCGTGTCCAAGTTGCACGGGGAGGTCTCCCGGCACATGTTCGGCGGGCTGTGGCCGGGCTTCGACGCCAACGAGGTGCCGATCAGCTCGATCACCAACGGCGTGCACGCCCCCACCTGGACCGCCCCGGAGACCCTCGAGTTGGCCCGGCGCACCATGGGCAAGGCGTTCGTGGCCACCGCGGAGGACTGGGGCAGCCTCGACGAGGTGCCCGCCCGAGCGCTGTTCGACGTCGGCCGCACGCTGCGCGGCCGGCTCGTGGAGGCGGTCCGCCGGCGGCTGCGCGCGCAGTGGCTGGCCCGCGGTGCGTCGGATGCCGAGCTGGGCTGGATCGCCAACGCCCTGGACCCGGAGGTGCTCACCATCGGCTTCGCGCGCCGGGTGCCGTCCTACAAGCGCCTGACGCTGATGCTGCACAACCCGGCGCGGCTGGCCAAGCTGCTCACCCACCCGGACCACCCGGTGCAGATCGTGATCGCGGGCAAGGCGCACCCGGCCGATGACGGCGGCAAGCGACTGATCCAGGAACTCGTGCGGTTCACCGACGACGTGGCGGTGCGCAACCGCATCGTGTTCCTGTCCGACTACGACATGGGACTGGCCGCGGAGATGATCCCCGGCTGCGACGTGTGGCTGAACAACCCGCTGCGGCCGCTGGAGGCCTGTGGCACGTCCGGCATGAAGGCCGCGCTCAACGGCTGTCTGAACCTGTCCGTGCTCGACGGCTGGTGGGACGAGTGGTACGACGGGGAGAACGGGTGGGCGATCCCGTCGGCCACCGGCGTCGAGGACCCGGCCTACCGCGACGAACTCGAGTCCAACGCCCTCTACGACCTCATCGAGACCGCGGTGGCGCCGCGGTTCTACGAGCGGGACGCGACGGGCCTGCCCGCCCGGTGGATCGAGATGGTGCGGCACACCATCGGATCGTTGGGGCCGAAGGTGCTGGCCACCAGGATGGTCGGGGACTACGTCAACGAGCTGTACGCACCGGCCGCCCGGTCCTCCCGTGAACTGGCCGAGGACAAGCTGGCCGGGGCCCGCGAGCTGGCCATCTGGAAATCGCGGGTGCGGGCGGGGTGGTCCGGGGTGCGGGTGGAGCACGTGGAGGCCACCGGCGCGGCTGACGGCGCGTCAGTCGGTGACGCGTTGACCGTGCAGGCCTTCGTCACCCTCGGTGAGCTCGAGCCGGCGGACGTCGACGTGCAGTTGGTGCACGGTCGGGTGGACGAGGCCGACCAGCTGACCAACACCAGCACCATGACGCTGTCCGTGGCCCAGGCCTACGAGGGCGGCCGAATGCGGTACGAGGGCAGCGTCGCGTTGGACCGTTCCGGGCCGTTCGGCTACACCGTCCGGGTGCTGCCCGCGCACCGCCTGCTGGCCGGGCCGGCCGAACTCGGGCTGGTGGCGGTACCACCGGCCGGGCCGAGCGTGGCGCCGGACAGCTACGTGCTGCGCTGA